In the Bacillus shivajii genome, one interval contains:
- a CDS encoding PucR family transcriptional regulator — MNENQLDYDPFKGSFGSLENLVDKISDVMECPVTIEDANHRLLAYSSHDDRTDSARIATIMGRRVPENVINSLWKDGVIPTLNKSEDPIRISKITGVGLGNRVAIAIRTKTEILGYIWVLEIDNKLSEKELLLLKKAAQSAKNQLLQLKVRKKKKEEGHKEFFWQLLTGDLKSHEEIIEKLERLNIRPPTPIAVIVFQFDHEITDKIESDISYMIKTTQQVQVTFHVIDRNDFILLCSPLPVHKGKLCAKEYIDEFISQMNKRFKIDQIKGACGNCYDNYEKIEASYQQALTLLRLKHKFPDDVGHTHTYQELGIYRYLDVLLQKNQEDYYENTALEKLKNYDKIHKTHLLESLEVFLNYDSNVNEASKQLHVHTNTLNYRLKRISEISGIDLKSPNQKIALYLDLKLTKLKKRPYL; from the coding sequence ATGAATGAAAATCAATTAGATTATGACCCATTTAAAGGGTCGTTTGGAAGTTTAGAAAACTTAGTAGATAAAATTAGTGACGTGATGGAATGTCCAGTAACCATTGAAGACGCCAACCACCGTCTATTAGCATATAGTTCACATGATGATCGTACAGATTCTGCAAGAATCGCCACGATCATGGGGCGAAGGGTACCAGAAAATGTTATTAATAGCTTATGGAAAGATGGGGTTATTCCAACCCTTAATAAAAGTGAAGACCCAATTCGTATTTCAAAAATTACAGGTGTCGGTCTAGGTAATAGAGTGGCAATAGCTATACGGACAAAAACTGAAATCTTAGGTTATATATGGGTGCTCGAAATCGATAACAAACTTTCAGAAAAAGAATTGCTGTTATTAAAAAAAGCTGCACAATCTGCAAAGAATCAGTTATTACAGTTAAAGGTGCGTAAGAAGAAGAAAGAAGAAGGCCATAAAGAGTTTTTCTGGCAACTTTTAACAGGAGATTTGAAATCTCATGAAGAAATAATAGAAAAGCTAGAACGATTAAATATTCGACCACCAACACCAATAGCTGTGATTGTTTTTCAATTTGATCATGAGATCACTGACAAAATTGAATCCGATATTTCTTATATGATTAAAACAACGCAGCAAGTTCAGGTGACTTTTCATGTCATTGACCGTAATGATTTCATTTTATTATGTTCACCCCTACCTGTTCATAAAGGGAAATTATGTGCAAAAGAATATATTGATGAATTCATTTCACAGATGAATAAGCGATTTAAAATCGATCAAATTAAAGGTGCATGTGGCAATTGTTACGACAATTATGAAAAAATTGAAGCAAGTTATCAGCAAGCACTAACACTATTACGATTGAAACACAAATTTCCAGATGATGTCGGACATACTCATACGTATCAAGAGTTAGGAATATACAGGTACCTTGATGTTCTTCTGCAAAAAAACCAAGAAGACTATTATGAAAATACAGCCCTTGAAAAATTAAAAAACTACGATAAAATTCATAAAACTCACCTTTTAGAATCGTTAGAAGTTTTTTTAAATTATGATAGTAATGTTAATGAAGCATCTAAACAATTGCATGTACACACGAATACATTAAATTATCGGTTAAAAAGAATATCCGAAATTAGTGGGATTGATTTAAAAAGCCCGAATCAAAAAATAGCATTATATTTGGACCTTAAACTTACCAAATTAAAAAAGAGACCCTATTTGTAG
- a CDS encoding endonuclease/exonuclease/phosphatase family protein — MEIRVMTYNIHHGKGTDKQVNLERIAEVIKNCRADIVGLNEVDKHFSLRSDFEDQIDLLAKKLDMHHAFSPSLSLKPKKSMKVRQYGNALLSRFPINKVHCHHFNFISGLIEGRSLLYSNIQIESQSLDLYVTHLSLNPFLHRMQTDFIAKTMNKQKAKTIVMGDFNMIPPSKGWRKLTNILYDVWTVAGDGKGHTHPSLNPRLRLDYIFTNSPEIIIKKAEVIQSACEASDHLPLMAHIELT, encoded by the coding sequence ATGGAAATAAGAGTAATGACTTATAACATCCATCATGGTAAGGGGACTGATAAACAAGTCAATTTAGAGCGTATTGCTGAAGTAATTAAAAACTGTAGAGCTGACATCGTTGGGCTTAATGAAGTAGATAAACATTTTTCGTTAAGAAGTGATTTCGAAGATCAAATTGACTTACTAGCAAAAAAACTAGATATGCATCACGCATTCAGTCCATCCCTTTCATTAAAACCAAAAAAATCAATGAAAGTAAGACAATATGGAAATGCCTTATTATCTCGCTTTCCGATTAACAAAGTACATTGTCACCATTTCAATTTTATTTCTGGACTGATTGAAGGGAGGTCTCTCTTATATTCAAATATCCAAATAGAAAGTCAGAGCTTGGACTTATATGTTACTCATCTTAGCCTGAACCCATTTTTACACCGGATGCAAACTGATTTTATAGCAAAAACAATGAATAAACAAAAAGCTAAAACGATTGTTATGGGTGATTTTAATATGATTCCACCGTCAAAAGGTTGGAGGAAACTGACGAATATATTATATGATGTTTGGACTGTTGCTGGGGATGGAAAGGGTCATACTCATCCATCTTTAAATCCAAGGTTAAGGTTAGACTACATTTTTACTAACTCACCAGAAATAATAATTAAAAAGGCAGAAGTCATACAAAGTGCATGCGAAGCATCTGATCACCTACCATTAATGGCACATATAGAATTAACATAA
- a CDS encoding HPr family phosphocarrier protein: MERNTVLNIQTERVSFQEVIEFVQLNRSFKSQVYINKHNQQFNGNSITSMMRVLLTAKVGEHFIVNVIGEHADSEIIDIIKLLEKTVSFN; encoded by the coding sequence ATGGAAAGAAATACTGTTTTAAATATACAAACTGAAAGAGTTTCTTTTCAGGAGGTTATCGAATTTGTTCAGTTAAATCGTTCGTTTAAAAGCCAAGTATACATCAATAAACACAATCAACAATTCAATGGCAATAGTATTACGAGTATGATGAGAGTACTCTTGACTGCAAAAGTTGGTGAACACTTTATTGTCAATGTCATAGGTGAACATGCTGATTCCGAAATTATTGATATTATAAAACTCCTTGAGAAGACCGTATCATTCAACTAA
- a CDS encoding toprim domain-containing protein, whose translation MVDKVLIVEGTSDRKRVKRVLDEPVDVICTYGTLSDEKLETLILPIEDLDVYILVDADEAGESLRKQLKRELPNATHLYTQKGYGQVETTPVEYLTQVLRGHFDVKEKL comes from the coding sequence ATGGTTGATAAAGTTTTAATTGTTGAAGGTACGAGTGATCGTAAACGAGTAAAACGAGTACTTGATGAGCCAGTAGATGTTATTTGTACATACGGAACGTTAAGTGACGAAAAACTTGAAACCTTAATTTTGCCAATTGAAGACCTTGATGTTTATATTCTCGTTGATGCAGATGAAGCAGGTGAAAGTTTGCGAAAGCAATTAAAAAGGGAATTGCCAAATGCCACTCATTTGTACACACAGAAAGGGTATGGGCAGGTTGAAACCACTCCAGTTGAATACCTTACTCAAGTGTTACGAGGACACTTTGATGTAAAAGAAAAGCTTTAG
- the istB gene encoding IS21-like element helper ATPase IstB codes for MMNEQTLTKLHEMKLSGMAEAYKEQSSNKEFQKMSFEERFSLLVDLEHSRRKSNKLQRLIKTATFLNSNACIEDLEYHEDRRLDKDLILKLAGCTYIQSSHNIILKGPTGSGKTFLATAFGVSACRQFYNVKYIRLPELLDELSLAKLAADGSYRKLIKKYKKVDLLILDEWLLTDLSTDEAAILLEITESRHKAASTIFCSQIDPSGWHIKLGNETIAEAILDRIIHDSYQILIDGDVSMRERHGLGG; via the coding sequence ATGATGAATGAACAAACACTAACTAAATTACACGAAATGAAATTAAGCGGAATGGCGGAAGCTTATAAGGAACAATCATCAAATAAAGAATTTCAAAAGATGAGTTTCGAAGAACGTTTTAGTTTACTCGTCGATTTAGAACATTCCCGTCGTAAGAGTAATAAGCTCCAACGCTTGATTAAGACAGCAACTTTTTTGAATTCAAATGCATGTATTGAAGATTTGGAATATCATGAAGATCGAAGACTAGATAAAGATTTGATATTAAAACTGGCCGGCTGCACCTATATCCAAAGCAGTCACAACATCATATTGAAAGGACCTACTGGTTCCGGTAAAACATTTTTGGCAACGGCTTTTGGAGTATCTGCTTGTCGCCAATTTTATAATGTTAAATACATTCGCTTACCGGAATTATTGGATGAACTGTCTCTCGCAAAATTAGCCGCAGACGGCAGCTACCGGAAATTGATCAAAAAATATAAGAAAGTAGATTTACTCATCCTTGATGAATGGTTACTGACAGACCTATCAACGGATGAAGCAGCAATCCTATTAGAAATTACAGAATCTCGTCATAAAGCTGCTTCGACGATTTTCTGTTCACAAATTGACCCTAGTGGATGGCATATAAAGTTAGGGAATGAAACAATTGCGGAAGCAATTCTTGATCGTATTATCCATGACTCCTATCAAATTCTGATAGACGGAGATGTTTCTATGCGTGAGCGTCATGGATTAGGTGGGTAA
- a CDS encoding MFS transporter, with translation MNLFKNKNFVIMWFGQLATIFGNRFSEIAIPLIVLQLTGSAWQAALVVVCSQVAPVIMSLPVGTWVEGKSKKLIALSAEAISFTTMALIVFFVWLDQLNIWILAGGLFVLGATGLFFRVAFGAMVPGVVGRKRLINAHSYFEGADAFSTFIGPVLAGIVLSSFGVAAVLTVDAFTYFISFLGILFLSFKEDKTISTRKQSTKKTYISSIKSFKYLIGNHYQSFITLHHGILNFTTTAVTLTIIIYTSQTLHFSEWQIGMVLSAAGVGNIIGVLLMNKLSCYKWKCLYAGLMIVSSIGLLLILLASNLPIIMLGMFLFDGALSMAFIVNGTARQAVTPDNYLARIGAGGILLSGVVAISGNLFSGGLAEAIAPEFPLAFCMFLLLVATIISISFKKGSKKLEDLKPVEFNDF, from the coding sequence ATGAATTTATTTAAAAATAAAAATTTTGTAATAATGTGGTTTGGGCAGCTTGCTACTATATTTGGGAATCGTTTTAGCGAGATAGCTATTCCATTAATTGTTCTCCAATTAACAGGTTCAGCATGGCAAGCTGCATTAGTGGTTGTCTGTTCTCAAGTTGCACCTGTTATAATGTCTCTTCCAGTTGGTACTTGGGTGGAGGGGAAATCTAAAAAACTAATTGCGTTGTCAGCAGAAGCCATTAGTTTTACAACAATGGCATTAATAGTATTCTTTGTTTGGTTAGATCAGTTAAATATATGGATTCTAGCAGGAGGGTTATTTGTTTTAGGTGCTACAGGTTTATTTTTTAGAGTAGCCTTTGGAGCAATGGTTCCTGGTGTGGTTGGGAGAAAACGGTTAATAAATGCACACAGTTATTTTGAAGGAGCCGATGCGTTTAGCACTTTTATTGGACCCGTGTTAGCGGGAATTGTCTTATCAAGTTTTGGAGTTGCAGCTGTTTTAACAGTAGATGCATTCACATATTTTATTTCTTTTTTGGGGATTTTATTTTTATCATTCAAAGAAGACAAGACAATAAGTACAAGGAAACAATCAACAAAGAAGACTTATATTTCATCAATTAAGAGTTTTAAGTATTTAATTGGTAATCACTATCAATCATTTATTACACTTCATCATGGAATTTTAAACTTTACTACAACAGCTGTGACACTTACCATTATTATTTATACAAGTCAGACTCTGCACTTTAGTGAATGGCAAATAGGAATGGTTTTATCGGCAGCTGGGGTTGGAAATATTATTGGTGTTTTACTGATGAACAAATTAAGTTGCTATAAATGGAAATGCTTATATGCTGGCTTAATGATAGTTTCCAGTATTGGATTACTTCTAATACTTTTAGCAAGTAATCTTCCAATAATCATGCTTGGAATGTTTCTTTTTGACGGTGCTCTTTCAATGGCGTTTATTGTTAACGGGACGGCAAGACAAGCAGTAACACCTGATAACTACTTAGCTCGTATTGGTGCTGGTGGTATTTTGTTATCCGGAGTAGTAGCAATAAGTGGGAATCTTTTTTCAGGAGGATTAGCTGAGGCTATTGCTCCAGAATTCCCCCTTGCTTTTTGCATGTTTTTACTTTTAGTTGCCACTATAATATCAATATCTTTTAAAAAAGGAAGTAAAAAACTAGAAGACCTAAAACCTGTTGAATTTAATGATTTCTAA
- a CDS encoding alanine/glycine:cation symporter family protein: MDILGILDRINGVLWGTPSLILLFGTGLLLTVMLRGLQFRKLFYAFKLAFTKEGQSSSKDEGDVSNFKALMTALAGTIGNGNIAGVATAITLGGPGAIFWMWIVGLLGMATKYAEALLAMKYRVKNANGEYSSGPMYYVERGLGKKFKWLAIAFAIFGAFAALGIGNSVQSNTIADVMETSFGVSNIVTGVLLAGLAALIIFGGLQRISAVAGFFVPIMAVFYIAGAMLILLVNFDQIIPAFQTIFYYAFNPVAAAGGFVGVVVSEAIRNGVARGIFSNEAGLGTAALIAGNAKTDHPVKQALVAMTGTFIVTIIVCTMTGLVLVISGFWDPTGGQISGIAHDAVGLDGGALTSAAFASVLGVVGEYIVAFSIIFFGFSTIVGWYVYGEKCFEYIAGSKGISGYRAVYILACGMGAVANLTTVWAFADMANALMMIPNLIALILLSKVVVRETNDYFTNHYKAASVDMKKAS, encoded by the coding sequence ATGGATATTCTAGGAATTTTAGACAGAATTAATGGTGTTTTGTGGGGTACACCAAGTTTAATCCTACTGTTTGGAACCGGACTTCTCTTAACGGTCATGTTAAGAGGGCTTCAGTTTAGGAAGCTATTCTACGCTTTTAAACTAGCATTTACGAAAGAAGGTCAATCTAGTTCAAAAGATGAAGGTGATGTTAGTAACTTTAAAGCTTTAATGACAGCATTAGCTGGGACAATCGGAAATGGTAATATCGCCGGGGTTGCAACTGCAATTACCCTAGGTGGGCCAGGTGCAATCTTTTGGATGTGGATCGTAGGTCTTTTAGGTATGGCAACGAAATATGCTGAGGCTTTACTGGCGATGAAATATCGTGTCAAAAATGCAAATGGTGAGTATTCTAGTGGGCCAATGTATTATGTTGAAAGAGGTTTAGGTAAGAAATTCAAATGGTTAGCTATTGCTTTTGCTATATTTGGCGCATTTGCTGCACTAGGGATTGGTAATAGCGTACAATCAAACACGATCGCTGATGTTATGGAAACTTCTTTTGGTGTTAGTAATATTGTTACAGGTGTTTTACTTGCAGGACTAGCTGCGTTAATTATTTTTGGTGGATTACAACGTATTAGTGCTGTTGCAGGATTTTTTGTGCCTATTATGGCAGTGTTTTATATTGCAGGTGCAATGCTGATTCTTCTCGTTAATTTTGACCAAATTATTCCTGCATTCCAAACCATTTTTTACTATGCATTTAACCCAGTTGCAGCAGCTGGTGGTTTTGTAGGTGTGGTCGTTTCTGAAGCAATACGTAACGGTGTTGCTCGAGGTATATTCTCAAATGAAGCAGGTCTTGGTACAGCAGCACTTATTGCAGGTAATGCGAAAACTGACCATCCTGTAAAACAAGCTCTAGTTGCAATGACAGGTACGTTTATCGTTACAATCATTGTTTGTACGATGACTGGATTAGTCCTTGTTATTTCTGGATTTTGGGACCCAACGGGTGGACAAATCTCTGGAATCGCACACGATGCAGTTGGTCTTGACGGTGGTGCATTGACAAGTGCAGCGTTCGCCTCTGTTTTAGGTGTTGTCGGTGAATATATTGTTGCATTCTCTATCATTTTCTTCGGATTTTCAACAATCGTCGGATGGTACGTATACGGAGAAAAATGTTTTGAATATATTGCAGGTTCAAAAGGAATTAGTGGATATCGTGCAGTGTACATTCTTGCATGTGGAATGGGTGCAGTAGCTAACTTAACAACTGTATGGGCATTTGCTGATATGGCAAACGCACTTATGATGATTCCTAACTTAATTGCTTTAATTCTATTAAGTAAGGTCGTTGTTCGTGAAACGAATGACTACTTTACAAACCATTATAAAGCAGCTTCTGTTGATATGAAAAAAGCTAGTTAA
- a CDS encoding YibE/F family protein, translated as MGKKRIFQLILLFIFLIYGSDQVTADNEDSTETLLPTAKVLEIVEENYGSNVFNGIQLQYQSARVEILDGQFEGEILLAVSEKYLPNGTGNDENEFWLNKNDEVVVELVIVDGEIIKSEVMSHTRDSSTIALVVVLVGLLLIFGRKQGIKSILTLGFTLFLIFKFMIPLLFAGYSPVYLAITTGSIVTIVTFIIISGLSKKTVAAILGTIGGLASAAFISILFSQLMRLTGYHSVDEQMLVTLSHDGSFDLKGILLAGIIIGAVGAIMDVAISIASSMEEVRRTKPYIKKNELLKSGMNVGKDIMGTMANTLILAYVGAALPILMMLYSYESTLSQVIHMEFLAVEILRTAAGSIGLILSIPITAIVASAFIKTKR; from the coding sequence TTGGGGAAAAAACGAATTTTCCAATTAATTCTTTTATTTATTTTCTTGATATATGGTAGTGATCAAGTAACTGCGGACAATGAGGATTCTACTGAAACTCTTCTACCAACTGCTAAAGTATTAGAAATTGTTGAAGAGAACTATGGATCAAATGTTTTCAATGGTATTCAATTACAGTATCAATCTGCGAGGGTTGAGATATTAGATGGTCAGTTTGAAGGTGAAATATTATTAGCGGTTAGTGAAAAGTATCTGCCTAATGGAACAGGTAATGATGAAAATGAATTTTGGCTTAATAAAAATGATGAAGTTGTAGTTGAGCTTGTTATTGTCGATGGAGAAATTATTAAATCTGAGGTAATGAGTCATACGAGAGATTCCTCAACCATTGCTCTTGTTGTTGTACTCGTCGGTTTACTATTAATTTTTGGTCGAAAACAGGGGATTAAATCCATACTCACATTAGGTTTTACATTATTTCTGATTTTTAAATTTATGATACCACTCTTATTTGCTGGGTATTCACCTGTCTACTTAGCGATTACTACAGGTTCAATCGTTACAATTGTTACTTTTATTATTATAAGCGGATTATCGAAAAAAACAGTTGCAGCCATACTTGGAACAATTGGGGGACTTGCTTCTGCAGCTTTTATCTCGATTTTGTTTTCACAATTAATGCGATTGACGGGTTACCATAGTGTAGATGAACAAATGCTCGTCACACTTTCACACGATGGAAGTTTTGATTTAAAAGGAATATTATTGGCAGGTATCATTATCGGTGCTGTAGGAGCAATTATGGATGTAGCGATTTCTATTGCTTCATCAATGGAAGAAGTTAGAAGAACGAAACCGTATATTAAAAAAAATGAATTACTTAAATCAGGGATGAATGTTGGTAAGGATATTATGGGAACGATGGCAAATACGTTAATCTTAGCATATGTAGGTGCAGCACTTCCTATTTTAATGATGTTGTATAGTTATGAGAGTACACTTTCGCAGGTTATACACATGGAGTTTTTAGCTGTTGAAATATTAAGAACAGCTGCGGGGAGTATTGGTTTAATCTTATCTATTCCAATTACAGCAATTGTGGCTTCTGCATTTATAAAAACAAAAAGGTGA
- the istA gene encoding IS21 family transposase yields the protein MIHYRKILELHDEGISLRGITASTGNSRQKVTEVINLAEKKGLVCPLEEEMTDKWIEEFLFPEKTLEASGRQPLNFDYIHEELAKPNVTLSLLHHEYEAECRANQKIPYSYRSFLRHYSRYADKYKATLRIRRKPGEIMEVDWAGSTAFIIDRDTGEKVKTYVFVATLPCSQFSYAEATLSMDSQSWITAHNNAYKYFGGSTQIVVPDNLKTSVTKHTTRELILNPTYREMADYYNTVVMPARVRTPKDKASVEGSVGVISTWIIAALRNTHCFSIDELNEEVRKKLDEFNQRPFTRKKGSRLSAFEEEEKFALSPLPVAPYKMSEWKKTKVRPDYHLSIESMFYSVPYEYINREVEVKLSDHLVEVFFNHMRVASHKRLYGKFGQSSTIRDHMPDNHKLYVDQTPEAAMEWAETIGASTLSVIRYLLDTSQNEKQALQSIFSLKKAERRYTKYEIERACKMVISMTKRPTVKSIQTILKNNKKNDAEQELKRQTDISKNNHGFTRGASYYGGTGK from the coding sequence ATGATTCATTATCGAAAGATATTGGAATTGCACGATGAGGGGATCAGCCTTAGGGGCATTACCGCAAGTACAGGTAACTCTCGTCAAAAAGTAACAGAGGTAATTAACCTAGCCGAAAAAAAGGGTTTGGTTTGTCCGTTAGAGGAAGAAATGACGGATAAATGGATTGAGGAGTTTCTTTTTCCAGAGAAAACATTAGAAGCTTCAGGCCGGCAACCATTGAACTTTGATTATATTCATGAAGAGTTGGCCAAGCCTAATGTGACACTTTCACTTCTTCATCATGAGTATGAAGCTGAATGTCGAGCGAATCAAAAGATTCCTTATTCGTACCGGAGTTTCTTGCGTCACTATAGTAGGTACGCAGACAAGTATAAAGCTACATTGCGTATACGCAGAAAACCAGGCGAGATAATGGAAGTTGATTGGGCAGGGTCCACAGCCTTCATCATTGATAGAGATACTGGGGAGAAGGTTAAAACGTATGTTTTCGTTGCGACACTACCGTGTAGTCAATTCTCCTATGCGGAAGCAACCTTATCGATGGATTCACAGTCATGGATTACTGCTCACAATAATGCGTATAAGTATTTTGGAGGCTCTACGCAAATTGTAGTACCAGACAATCTTAAAACGAGTGTGACAAAACATACCACTCGTGAATTGATTTTAAATCCTACTTATAGGGAAATGGCTGACTACTACAATACGGTTGTAATGCCTGCACGGGTTCGTACCCCAAAAGATAAGGCAAGTGTTGAAGGGTCTGTTGGAGTTATCTCTACATGGATTATCGCAGCATTAAGAAATACACATTGTTTTAGTATTGATGAATTGAACGAGGAAGTTCGGAAGAAATTAGATGAATTTAATCAGCGTCCTTTTACTAGAAAAAAAGGATCTCGTTTATCAGCATTTGAAGAAGAGGAGAAATTTGCCCTTTCTCCCCTTCCAGTTGCACCATATAAAATGTCTGAATGGAAAAAAACAAAAGTACGTCCTGATTATCATCTTTCCATCGAGAGCATGTTTTATTCTGTACCCTACGAATATATTAATCGAGAAGTAGAGGTGAAGCTTTCAGATCACCTCGTTGAAGTCTTTTTCAATCATATGCGTGTGGCATCACATAAACGATTATACGGGAAGTTTGGACAATCTTCCACCATTCGTGATCACATGCCTGATAATCATAAGTTATACGTGGATCAAACGCCAGAGGCTGCAATGGAATGGGCTGAAACTATCGGAGCATCAACCTTGAGCGTCATACGCTATCTTTTAGATACTTCACAAAATGAAAAACAGGCATTACAGTCCATATTTTCATTGAAAAAGGCTGAGCGCCGTTACACTAAATATGAAATTGAACGTGCATGTAAAATGGTCATTTCTATGACTAAAAGACCAACGGTCAAAAGTATTCAAACGATTTTAAAGAACAATAAAAAAAATGATGCCGAGCAAGAATTGAAACGCCAAACAGATATCAGCAAAAATAATCATGGCTTCACGCGAGGAGCTTCTTACTACGGGGGAACGGGTAAATGA
- a CDS encoding DUF2268 domain-containing putative Zn-dependent protease (predicted Zn-dependent protease with a strongly conserved HExxH motif) has translation MDNIELKNLVPMFLNFYKRAQLECSDNETRWELWKELYNFAAVPPGKEGEIHARNLLDDAWEKYGQKITYINEWKPNPNEIENYLTEVKTLLGCKEQINIVVIYFVGGFENNAFVAQYDKERLALCLPIECGESNIILAHELTHIVHSKIARFTGEWERTIASTILQEGLATQVSKHIVPGEPVGHYIEHKKGWLDSCKLMKEKIIKGIFPYLNDSSPEVINKFTFGTGTTNNDREVYFVGWQLVNFLLEKGKTFRQIARIQEGDIPNYLREAYPKLLN, from the coding sequence TTGGATAACATTGAGTTAAAAAATCTAGTACCTATGTTTTTAAATTTTTATAAAAGAGCCCAACTAGAATGTTCAGATAATGAAACAAGGTGGGAGTTATGGAAAGAACTCTATAACTTTGCAGCAGTACCTCCTGGTAAAGAAGGAGAGATACATGCAAGAAATTTATTAGATGATGCTTGGGAAAAATATGGTCAAAAGATTACTTACATAAATGAGTGGAAACCAAACCCTAATGAAATCGAAAACTATTTAACAGAGGTTAAAACTTTATTAGGATGTAAGGAACAAATAAACATTGTTGTTATTTATTTTGTAGGAGGATTTGAAAATAATGCTTTTGTAGCTCAATATGACAAAGAAAGATTAGCATTGTGCCTTCCAATTGAATGTGGAGAATCAAATATTATCCTGGCTCACGAGTTAACACATATTGTTCATTCAAAGATTGCTAGATTTACAGGAGAATGGGAAAGAACCATTGCTTCAACAATATTACAAGAAGGGTTAGCTACTCAAGTGAGTAAACATATTGTTCCTGGAGAGCCAGTTGGACATTATATTGAACATAAAAAGGGTTGGTTAGACTCTTGTAAATTAATGAAAGAAAAAATTATAAAAGGAATTTTTCCTTATCTAAATGATTCCTCACCTGAAGTTATAAATAAATTTACTTTTGGAACTGGCACAACAAACAATGATAGAGAGGTATACTTTGTGGGCTGGCAACTTGTCAATTTCTTGTTGGAGAAAGGAAAAACATTTAGGCAAATAGCGAGAATTCAAGAAGGTGATATACCAAATTATTTACGAGAAGCATATCCCAAGTTATTAAACTAA
- a CDS encoding GNAT family N-acetyltransferase, translating into MAQISIQELTMKNMYKCLKLKLTEDQVDRIAPNVYSIAESKVDPHFTPYAIHLDEEVIGFVMTENDPNEIDERKYWIPRFMIDVSYQRKGYGKEALQQVIDMLKRNEDCHYIGLSTEPDNYSALRFYESLGFVNTGELLEESEVILLLKV; encoded by the coding sequence ATGGCTCAAATATCAATTCAGGAATTAACGATGAAAAATATGTATAAATGCCTAAAACTAAAGTTAACGGAGGATCAAGTTGATCGAATTGCTCCTAATGTTTATTCCATTGCAGAGTCTAAAGTAGATCCCCATTTTACACCATATGCAATACATTTGGATGAGGAAGTTATAGGTTTTGTGATGACGGAAAATGATCCAAACGAGATTGATGAGAGAAAGTATTGGATTCCTAGGTTTATGATTGATGTTTCTTATCAAAGAAAGGGATACGGGAAAGAGGCATTGCAACAAGTCATAGATATGCTCAAAAGGAATGAGGACTGTCATTATATTGGCCTTTCAACAGAGCCAGATAATTATTCGGCACTTCGATTCTATGAGTCACTTGGATTCGTAAACACAGGCGAGTTGTTAGAGGAAAGTGAAGTTATTTTACTATTAAAAGTATAG